One region of Citrus sinensis cultivar Valencia sweet orange chromosome 6, DVS_A1.0, whole genome shotgun sequence genomic DNA includes:
- the LOC102613090 gene encoding uncharacterized protein LOC102613090 isoform X1, which produces MGNSQPPPANPRFVSASRSFAQHELEDLKSLFKSLAAQSLSNGRYISPSIFQAYFGLSGALGERMFNLVTQKRNDHKLTFEDLVVAKATYEKGTKDEIEEFIYQLLDVNDDGVLGRSDLESVVIAMLEIIFSMEISERGSNSHQDIVDVFLNAATFSKNGERSSNKSMSFEDFRSWCTLIPSARKFLGGLLTPPDPGRPGCQVPRLLCSENVHSSMLLLRKEYAWHIGGALSPHELEEWKLLYHSAMNGLSFNTFLGSISNDEGSAVLIIKDKEGHIYGGYASQPWERHGDFYGDMKSFLFQLYPKLAIYRPTGANSNLQWCAANFSSESIPNGIGFGGRVNHFGLFLSASFDKGHTFTNTTFGNPCLSKTSQIYPEVIECWGVIKRAQQERQDALKGTVLERFKEDRHMLNMVGLANSSE; this is translated from the exons ATGGGCAACTCTCAGCCACCTCCTGCAAATCCTCGCTTCGTTTCAGCCTCCAG ATCATTCGCTCAACATGAACTCGAAGACCTCAAGTCACTGTTCAAATCACTGGCCGCTCAGTCACTGAGCAATGGCCGATACATATCTCCGTCAATTTTTCAG GCGTATTTTGGACTCAGTGGTGCTCTTGGGGAGAGAATGTTCAATTTGGTTACGCAGAAACGAAATGATCACAAACTCACCTTCGAAGACCTCGTTGTTGCTAAA GCTACTTATGAGAAAGGGACAAAAGATGAAATTGAAGAGTTTATATATCAACTATTAGACGTTAACGATGATGGAGTCTTGGGGAG GTCAGATCTGGAATCTGTTGTAATTGCAATGttggaaattatattttccatGGAAATTTCTGAACGTGGATCGAATTCCCATCAGGACATTGTAGATGTATTTCTAAATGCTGCAACATTTTCAAAGAATGGTGAACGAAGCAGTAACAAAAGTATGTCTTTTGAGGATTTTAGGAGTTGGTGTACTCTTATTCCTTCTGCAAGGAAATTCCTTGGAGGCTTATTGACACCACCAGATCCAG GGAGACCTGGATGTCAAGTTCCTCGGTTGCTGTGTTCAGAGAATGTTCATTCCAGTATGTTATTATTGAGGAAGGAATATGCGTGGCATATAGGAGGAGCTCTTTCTCCACATGAGTTGGAAGAATGGAAGCTTTTGTATCATAGTGCTATGAATGGCTTAAGTTTCAACACATTCTTGGGCAGCATTTC AAATGATGAAGGGTCAGCTGTGTTGATTATTAAGGACAAAGAAGGACACATATATGGAGGTTATGCTTCGCAGCCGTGGGAGAGACATGGTGATTTCTATGGAGACATGaagtcttttctttttcagctCTATCCAAAGTTAGCTATTTACAGGCCTACTGGAGCAAACAGTAATCTACAATGG TGTGCAGCAAATTTCAGTTCAGAGAGCATCCCAAATGGCATTGGTTTTGGTGGACGTGTTAATCACTTTGGTCTTTTCCTCTCGGCAAGCTTTGATAAAGGGCATACGTTCACCAATACCACATTTGGCAACCCTTGTCTTTCCAAGACCAGCCAAATATATCCAGAAGTGATCGAATGCTGGGGAGTTATTAAGAGAGCACAGCAGGAGAGGCAGGATGCTCTCAAGGGCACTGTACTAGAGAGATTTAAGGAGGACCGCCATATGCTCAACATGGTTGGGCTTGCAAATTCAAGTGAGTAA
- the LOC102613090 gene encoding uncharacterized protein LOC102613090 isoform X2 — protein sequence MGNSQPPPANPRFVSASRSFAQHELEDLKSLFKSLAAQSLSNGRYISPSIFQAYFGLSGALGERMFNLVTQKRNDHKLTFEDLVVAKATYEKGTKDEIEEFIYQLLDVNDDGVLGRSDLESVVIAMLEIIFSMEISERGSNSHQDIVDVFLNAATFSKNGERSSNKSMSFEDFRSWCTLIPSARKFLGGLLTPPDPGRPGCQVPRLLCSENVHSSMLLLRKEYAWHIGGALSPHELEEWKLLYHSAMNGLSFNTFLGSISNDEGSAVLIIKDKEGHIYGGYASQPWERHGDFYGDMKSFLFQLYPKLAIYRPTGANSNLQWQISVQRASQMALVLVDVLITLVFSSRQALIKGIRSPIPHLATLVFPRPAKYIQK from the exons ATGGGCAACTCTCAGCCACCTCCTGCAAATCCTCGCTTCGTTTCAGCCTCCAG ATCATTCGCTCAACATGAACTCGAAGACCTCAAGTCACTGTTCAAATCACTGGCCGCTCAGTCACTGAGCAATGGCCGATACATATCTCCGTCAATTTTTCAG GCGTATTTTGGACTCAGTGGTGCTCTTGGGGAGAGAATGTTCAATTTGGTTACGCAGAAACGAAATGATCACAAACTCACCTTCGAAGACCTCGTTGTTGCTAAA GCTACTTATGAGAAAGGGACAAAAGATGAAATTGAAGAGTTTATATATCAACTATTAGACGTTAACGATGATGGAGTCTTGGGGAG GTCAGATCTGGAATCTGTTGTAATTGCAATGttggaaattatattttccatGGAAATTTCTGAACGTGGATCGAATTCCCATCAGGACATTGTAGATGTATTTCTAAATGCTGCAACATTTTCAAAGAATGGTGAACGAAGCAGTAACAAAAGTATGTCTTTTGAGGATTTTAGGAGTTGGTGTACTCTTATTCCTTCTGCAAGGAAATTCCTTGGAGGCTTATTGACACCACCAGATCCAG GGAGACCTGGATGTCAAGTTCCTCGGTTGCTGTGTTCAGAGAATGTTCATTCCAGTATGTTATTATTGAGGAAGGAATATGCGTGGCATATAGGAGGAGCTCTTTCTCCACATGAGTTGGAAGAATGGAAGCTTTTGTATCATAGTGCTATGAATGGCTTAAGTTTCAACACATTCTTGGGCAGCATTTC AAATGATGAAGGGTCAGCTGTGTTGATTATTAAGGACAAAGAAGGACACATATATGGAGGTTATGCTTCGCAGCCGTGGGAGAGACATGGTGATTTCTATGGAGACATGaagtcttttctttttcagctCTATCCAAAGTTAGCTATTTACAGGCCTACTGGAGCAAACAGTAATCTACAATGG CAAATTTCAGTTCAGAGAGCATCCCAAATGGCATTGGTTTTGGTGGACGTGTTAATCACTTTGGTCTTTTCCTCTCGGCAAGCTTTGATAAAGGGCATACGTTCACCAATACCACATTTGGCAACCCTTGTCTTTCCAAGACCAGCCAAATATATCCAGAAGTGA
- the LOC102612785 gene encoding 40S ribosomal protein S17, translating to MGRVRTKTVKKSSRQVIERYYSRMTLDFHTNKKILEEVAIIPSKRLRNKIAGFSTHLMKRIQKGPVRGISLKLQEEERERRMDFVPDESAIKTDQIEVDKETLDMLEALGMNEIPGLVRVDPVAPGVEFGRGGFAGARRRF from the coding sequence ATGGGTCGAGTCCGAACAAAGACAGTGAAGAAATCTTCGCGCCAAGTGATCGAGCGTTACTATTCACGCATGACCCTTGACTTCCACACGAACAAGAAGATCCTCGAGGAAGTGGCGATCATCCCATCAAAACGGCTACGTAACAAGATCGCCGGGTTCTCGACCCACTTGATGAAACGGATCCAGAAGGGTCCGGTTCGTGGCATCTCGTTGAAGCTCCAAGAGGAGGAGCGCGAGCGCCGCATGGACTTTGTCCCGGACGAGAGTGCCATCAAGACTGATCAAATTGAGGTCGATAAGGAGACTCTTGACATGCTTGAGGCTCTTGGTATGAATGAGATCCCGGGTCTTGTTCGGGTCGACCCGGTTGCTCCAGGAGTTGAGTTCGGGCGTGGCGGCTTTGCTGGAGCCAGGAGGAGGTTTTAG